A stretch of Brassica napus cultivar Da-Ae chromosome C6, Da-Ae, whole genome shotgun sequence DNA encodes these proteins:
- the LOC106402938 gene encoding NAC transcription factor 29, giving the protein MDMNPNTTLPPGFRFHPTDEELIVYYLKNQTMSRPCPVSIIPEVDIYKFDPWQLPEKTEFGENEWYFFSPRDRKYPNGVRPNRAAVSGYWKATGTDKAIYSGSSNVGVKKALVFYKGRPPKGIKTDWIMHEYRLNDSRKASTKRSGSMRLDEWVLCRIYKKRGAGKLLDEKEGYMDEVQIDETLTVVTNEAKPRNEEEITMMTSTKLPRTCSLAHLLEMDYMGPISHILTPFDLHSPDPNIVNESGWFGDLQISQDEIMNHHRQASMFQF; this is encoded by the exons TCCGGTTTCATCCTACCGATGAAGAACTCATCGTTTACTACCTCAAAAACCAAACCATGTCTAGACCATGCCCTGTCTCGATCATACCAGAAGTCGATATCTACAAGTTCGACCCATGGCAGTTACCCG agaaaacagaGTTTGGAGAAAATGAGTGGTATTTCTTCAGCCCAAGAGACCGGAAGTATCCAAACGGAGTCCGTCCGAACCGGGCAGCTGTTTCCGGTTATTGGAAAGCGACCGGTACAGACAAAGCCATTTACAGCGGTTCAAGTAACGTAGGCGTCAAGAAAGCTCTCGTCTTCTACAAAGGCCGACCTCCCAAGGGGATCAAAACTGACTGGATCATGCACGAGTACCGTCTCAACGATTCACGTAAAGCATCAACCAAACGTAGCGGTTCTATGAGG TTGGATGAATGGGTACTATGTAGGATATACAAGAAGAGAGGAGCAGGGAAGCTTCTAGATGAGAAAGAGGGTTACATGGATGAAGTACAAATCGATGAGACGTTAACAGTTGTTACGAACGAAGCAAAGCCAAGAAATGAGGAAGAGATAACGATGATGACGTCGACGAAACTTCCGAGGACGTGCTCGCTTGCTCATTTGCTAGAAATGGATTACATGGGACCCATCTCACACATTTTAACACCGTTCGATCTTCATAGTCCTGATCCGAACATTGTGAACGAGTCCGGTTGGTTCGGTGATCTACAGATTAGCCAAGACGAGATCATGAACCATCATCGTCAGGCTAGTATGTTTCAGTTTTAG